The following coding sequences are from one uncultured Desulfobacter sp. window:
- a CDS encoding cupin domain-containing protein, translating into MQTGKVNQRILSFMEKRDMDIPALSEAAGLDPEFIKTMLEEDAYPPLGPLMKIARALGVRLGTFLDDQDSSDPYIVRKAERADGFSVLDGTNKAPALNFYALGKGKSDRHMEPFFVEILPESAKQKTLSSHEGEEFIVLTSGSVEVIYGNETYELNAGDSIYYNSVVPHYVSCVGEEKAEIYAVIYIPE; encoded by the coding sequence ATGCAAACAGGAAAAGTTAACCAGCGGATTTTATCATTCATGGAGAAGCGGGACATGGATATCCCGGCCCTGTCCGAGGCAGCCGGCCTAGACCCTGAATTTATCAAGACCATGCTTGAGGAAGATGCCTACCCCCCTCTGGGCCCGCTCATGAAAATTGCCCGTGCGCTGGGTGTGCGTTTAGGCACCTTTCTGGATGACCAGGACAGCAGTGATCCATATATTGTCCGCAAGGCCGAAAGAGCAGACGGTTTTTCCGTCCTTGACGGCACCAATAAAGCCCCGGCCCTCAATTTCTATGCCCTGGGTAAAGGAAAATCAGACCGGCACATGGAACCGTTCTTTGTTGAAATCCTGCCTGAATCCGCTAAGCAAAAAACACTGTCTTCCCATGAAGGCGAAGAATTTATTGTTCTTACTTCAGGTTCTGTGGAGGTCATTTACGGCAATGAAACATATGAACTGAACGCCGGAGACTCCATCTATTATAACTCTGTGGTTCCCCATTATGTCTCATGTGTGGGGGAAGAAAAGGCTGAAATTTACGCCGTGATTTATATCCCGGAATAG
- a CDS encoding ATP-binding protein — translation MEIAKERALYSNKILDGYVLMIQEKYPEIDIEDLMAEAEIDNYNKTGNHAISLCQSQLDRFHKRLCIITDNVNVAQMAGRYVVKSPCMGAIRRLVLPFVGVRRACGMMAAYAGNLTRASDYTVRYPGKNKIEVTVTPHEETQGMVSQCQLRQGYFQGLGDVFLHNDLTVRHPECMFDGGKVCRYELTWRSSAFPILALLSLLAGLAAAACSVLWLMHWGVVQNSLWLMCPVLLFLGLGWAAHFVKSKALSRALIGIRTAGEEMRNQIEVNAKSAKAVVEIGQVLGIEDTDACIFNRAANIVGKKLRYDRVMIMIANDEKIFLSYRGGYGFTPVEMLHIGEYQIYLEGASEGVFYDAFRNSRTMLVNDIEWLKNTFPQSREMVDRIKPRSFVVTPIEMEGVPIGIMIAGNTVTLRKLDSNDTHRVMGVAQHIGCVYRRQQCEAQQVEFKRQIVQLQKMEALGVLAGGIAHDFNNILSPILGYTDLCLSICPEDGKMVKYLRRVKNASGRAQDLVAQILAFSRQGEKEYIRCHPGPIIKESLKLLSASVPGNIKIEILISENLSPIMADPTQIHQLVMNLCTNAHHAMIDKGGVLTVCLDEIQVQDSPLEETPRMQPGPYLHLQVADTGHGMSRAVMDNIFEPYFTTKVKGRGTGMGLPIIKGIVARLKGYIFVDSTEGEGSCFDIYLPQTVVGKKSIHQG, via the coding sequence ATGGAAATTGCGAAAGAACGAGCACTGTATAGCAATAAGATTTTGGATGGCTATGTCCTGATGATCCAGGAAAAATATCCTGAAATTGATATAGAGGATCTTATGGCCGAAGCCGAAATCGACAATTACAATAAAACCGGTAATCATGCCATATCGCTGTGCCAGTCACAGCTCGACCGGTTCCATAAGCGTTTATGCATAATTACGGACAATGTCAACGTCGCCCAGATGGCTGGTCGCTATGTGGTAAAATCCCCCTGCATGGGGGCGATTCGTCGTCTGGTGCTGCCCTTTGTCGGTGTCCGGCGGGCCTGTGGGATGATGGCCGCATATGCCGGAAACCTGACCCGGGCTTCGGATTATACGGTTCGTTATCCGGGAAAAAATAAAATTGAGGTTACGGTCACACCCCATGAAGAAACCCAAGGAATGGTTTCTCAGTGTCAGTTGCGCCAGGGATATTTCCAGGGACTTGGGGATGTTTTTCTTCATAATGATCTGACCGTACGCCATCCCGAATGTATGTTCGATGGGGGCAAGGTCTGCAGGTATGAACTGACCTGGCGCAGTTCCGCGTTTCCCATTCTGGCCCTGCTTTCCTTGCTTGCCGGTCTTGCAGCCGCTGCATGTTCGGTGTTGTGGCTCATGCATTGGGGCGTTGTGCAGAACAGCCTGTGGCTGATGTGTCCGGTGCTGTTGTTTCTTGGGCTCGGCTGGGCCGCTCATTTTGTAAAATCAAAGGCGCTTTCACGGGCCTTGATTGGTATCCGGACCGCCGGAGAAGAGATGCGCAACCAGATTGAGGTCAATGCAAAAAGTGCAAAAGCCGTTGTGGAGATTGGGCAGGTTCTGGGTATTGAGGATACAGATGCGTGTATCTTTAACCGGGCCGCAAATATTGTGGGTAAAAAACTTCGGTATGACCGTGTGATGATCATGATTGCCAATGATGAGAAAATCTTTTTGTCCTATCGCGGCGGCTATGGATTTACACCGGTCGAAATGCTTCACATCGGGGAATACCAAATTTACCTTGAGGGGGCCTCGGAAGGGGTGTTTTATGACGCCTTCAGGAACAGCAGAACCATGCTTGTGAACGATATAGAATGGCTTAAAAATACATTTCCCCAGAGCCGGGAGATGGTCGACCGCATTAAGCCCCGTTCGTTTGTCGTCACCCCCATTGAAATGGAGGGGGTGCCCATCGGCATCATGATTGCCGGAAATACGGTCACCCTGCGGAAGCTGGACAGCAATGACACCCATCGGGTCATGGGGGTGGCCCAGCATATCGGCTGTGTCTACAGGCGGCAGCAGTGTGAGGCCCAGCAGGTTGAGTTTAAACGTCAGATCGTTCAGCTTCAGAAAATGGAGGCCCTTGGCGTCCTGGCCGGGGGCATTGCCCATGATTTTAATAATATATTGTCTCCCATCCTCGGCTATACGGATCTTTGTCTGTCAATCTGCCCTGAAGATGGGAAGATGGTCAAATACCTGCGCCGGGTGAAAAATGCATCGGGCCGGGCCCAGGATCTGGTGGCCCAGATCCTGGCATTCAGCCGCCAGGGGGAAAAGGAGTATATCCGCTGTCACCCCGGGCCCATCATCAAGGAGAGTTTAAAGCTGCTGAGCGCCTCGGTTCCCGGAAATATAAAGATCGAAATCTTGATCTCAGAAAATCTTTCGCCCATTATGGCAGATCCCACCCAGATTCATCAGCTGGTCATGAATCTTTGTACCAATGCCCATCATGCCATGATCGACAAAGGCGGCGTGCTTACCGTTTGTCTGGATGAAATTCAGGTTCAAGACAGTCCCCTGGAAGAGACCCCCCGGATGCAACCGGGGCCCTATCTGCATTTGCAGGTGGCCGATACCGGACACGGGATGAGCCGTGCCGTCATGGATAATATATTTGAGCCCTATTTCACCACAAAGGTAAAAGGGCGGGGCACAGGCATGGGGCTTCCCATTATCAAGGGAATTGTGGCCCGGCTCAAGGGATATATCTTTGTGGACAGCACGGAAGGAGAGGGCAGTTGTTTTGATATCTACCTGCCCCAGACGGTTGTTGGAAAAAAATCCATACACCAGGGATAA
- a CDS encoding efflux RND transporter periplasmic adaptor subunit, translating to MKTKLSVVLLVLVLLVWTPACKESEQKTAKAIPPVNVSVYKTLTEDVPIYHTFVGQIYGAKDIAIRARVEGFLKGVHFKEGAPVKAGDLLYTIESQPFEAQVASVKGLLAEARTKLVKAKRDLDRYRPLAKMNAVSQSDLDGAVAAYDASKAGVTAAQANVRAAQIQMGYTKVYSPIDGIIGKTKAKVGDFVGRDPNPVILNTVSNTNSVLVEFFLTESQYLGLARHMMASGQESLGRDQKSEADIQLILADGSVYPHRGTPNFLDRQIDPTTGAILVQVSFPNPDGLLRPGQFGKIKSMIDNVKGGVLVPQRCIADLQGLKKVFVVDEAGQITEQDVILGPEVDNFVLIIKGLSGGESVVYEGLQKVADGTKVTAKEVKVEHIAQEEG from the coding sequence ATGAAAACTAAACTAAGCGTTGTGCTGCTGGTGCTCGTATTGCTGGTTTGGACACCGGCCTGTAAGGAATCTGAACAAAAAACAGCCAAGGCCATTCCGCCCGTAAATGTCAGCGTGTATAAGACACTTACCGAGGATGTCCCCATTTATCACACCTTTGTGGGCCAGATTTACGGTGCCAAGGATATTGCCATAAGGGCCCGGGTGGAAGGGTTTTTAAAAGGGGTTCACTTCAAGGAGGGGGCACCGGTTAAGGCCGGCGATCTGCTTTATACCATCGAAAGTCAGCCCTTTGAGGCCCAGGTCGCTTCAGTGAAAGGGCTTCTTGCAGAGGCCCGGACCAAGCTGGTCAAGGCCAAGCGGGATCTGGACCGATATCGCCCCCTGGCAAAGATGAATGCCGTATCCCAAAGTGATCTTGACGGGGCTGTGGCCGCTTACGATGCGTCAAAAGCCGGGGTAACGGCTGCCCAGGCCAATGTCCGGGCGGCCCAGATTCAGATGGGATATACCAAGGTCTATTCGCCTATTGATGGTATTATTGGAAAAACAAAGGCCAAAGTCGGGGACTTTGTGGGCCGTGATCCCAATCCGGTCATTTTAAATACTGTTTCCAACACCAACTCTGTTCTGGTCGAGTTTTTCCTGACGGAGTCTCAATACCTCGGTCTGGCACGTCATATGATGGCGTCCGGACAAGAGAGCCTGGGCAGGGATCAAAAGTCGGAAGCTGATATCCAGTTGATTCTGGCCGACGGCTCCGTTTATCCCCACAGGGGCACGCCAAATTTTCTGGACCGGCAGATTGATCCCACCACAGGCGCCATCCTGGTGCAGGTCTCCTTTCCTAACCCGGATGGTCTTTTACGCCCGGGTCAGTTCGGTAAGATTAAGTCCATGATAGACAATGTCAAGGGTGGGGTGCTTGTTCCCCAGCGCTGCATCGCAGATCTTCAAGGGCTTAAAAAAGTGTTCGTGGTGGACGAGGCAGGCCAGATTACAGAACAGGATGTTATCCTTGGACCCGAGGTCGATAATTTCGTGTTGATCATAAAAGGTCTTTCAGGCGGTGAATCTGTTGTGTACGAAGGGTTGCAGAAAGTTGCCGACGGTACAAAGGTGACGGCCAAAGAGGTGAAGGTCGAACATATAGCACAGGAAGAGGGATAA
- a CDS encoding multidrug efflux RND transporter permease subunit gives MGAFFVRRPVVAMVIAIVTIILGILSALQLPMEQYPNITPPIVQVRASYTGANATNVEASVATPLEQQINGVDNMLYMKSVNANDGTMTINVSFEIGTDPDMNTVFVQNRVSAATAKLPEEVKRLGVSTEKSLPNILMLVSLTDADGKYDQTFLNNYALINIKDSLARLKGIGRVDVLGGSDYSMRIWIRPDRLAQLDMTVSEITNAIKAQNIIVPGGKFGAEPAPEGTEFTYTVRLPDRLASAEAFGDIVIRTTDSGAQVKIKDVARVELGVESYNVFSRMNGKACSIIALYQAPGSNAVNLAKEIRSVMAQLSKSFPKGMQYDVSLDATLPITKGIDEIVETLVIALALVVFVVFIFIQDWRATLIPTIAIPVSLLGAFVAFPLLGFTVNNLSLLGLVLAIGIVVDDAIVVVEAVQVNIAKGMDPKPATVEAMREVTAPVIATTLVLVAVFLPVAAMGGITGRLYQQFALTIVVSVLFSSVNALSLSPALCGLLLKAPKPYRGPLGLFFSIFNKFFDASTNFYTGVAKAVARKTILGILFIVAVCLGTGVVGKLLPGGFIPTEDMGYFMVNVQLPDAASLQRSDAVAKQVEKILAKHPEVEYVTNATGFSMLSSSMGPNYGFVFASLKDWDEREKTADELVNEVNKEFYFGVNQAQVFAFSPPAIPGLGTGSGFTFMLQDRVGNTPAYLGHQAVQFIAAARKRPEIGSIRTTFSPNVPQKLIEVNRDKALKAGVSLNDIYTVIGTFLGGSYVNDFNRFGRLYRAYIQAEPEYRLNAKKLGQFFVKNKAGKSVPLSAFIKVKDVYGPDYTNRFNLMRTAEISGAPAQGYTSTQAMQALEEVAAEVLPDDMTYAWSDMSYQEKAASGTGSMVFVFSLIFVFLILAAQYESWSLPFSILLGTPFALFGALGLLYLARFMDLTYENNVFAQISLVMLIGMAAKNAILIVEFANIKFNEGMSLFDAAIESAKIRFRPILMTAFSFILGILPLVVATGAGALSRKVMGVALLGGMCLATLLGVFLYPMLFVVIGKLCRYEKKRDLANTKA, from the coding sequence ATGGGCGCTTTTTTTGTCCGGCGACCCGTTGTCGCCATGGTTATTGCGATTGTTACGATCATTCTGGGTATTTTGTCCGCATTGCAGCTGCCCATGGAGCAGTATCCCAATATCACCCCGCCCATCGTTCAGGTGCGGGCCAGCTACACCGGTGCCAATGCAACCAATGTGGAAGCCTCGGTGGCCACCCCCCTTGAACAGCAGATTAACGGCGTGGACAACATGCTTTACATGAAGTCGGTGAATGCCAATGACGGCACCATGACCATTAATGTCTCCTTTGAGATCGGCACCGACCCGGATATGAACACCGTGTTTGTGCAGAACCGGGTGTCGGCCGCCACGGCCAAACTGCCCGAGGAGGTCAAGCGTTTAGGGGTCTCCACGGAAAAATCGTTGCCCAACATCCTGATGTTGGTGTCGCTCACCGATGCGGACGGCAAATATGACCAGACGTTTTTAAACAACTATGCCCTGATCAATATCAAGGATTCCCTGGCCCGGTTGAAGGGCATCGGGCGCGTGGATGTCCTGGGCGGATCAGACTACTCCATGCGTATCTGGATCAGGCCGGACCGTTTGGCCCAGCTTGATATGACCGTGTCTGAAATCACCAATGCCATCAAGGCCCAGAACATCATTGTCCCCGGCGGCAAGTTCGGGGCGGAACCTGCCCCTGAGGGCACCGAGTTTACCTACACCGTGCGCCTGCCGGACCGCCTGGCGTCAGCAGAGGCCTTCGGCGATATCGTGATCCGTACAACGGACTCCGGGGCGCAGGTTAAAATCAAGGATGTGGCCCGGGTGGAACTGGGCGTGGAGTCCTATAATGTCTTTTCCCGTATGAACGGAAAGGCCTGTTCCATTATTGCCCTTTACCAGGCACCGGGTTCCAATGCCGTGAACCTGGCCAAGGAGATTCGGTCGGTGATGGCCCAGTTGTCCAAATCCTTTCCCAAAGGCATGCAGTATGATGTCTCTTTGGATGCCACGCTGCCCATTACCAAAGGCATTGACGAAATCGTTGAAACCCTTGTGATTGCCCTGGCGTTGGTCGTTTTTGTGGTATTTATTTTTATCCAGGACTGGCGGGCCACCCTGATCCCCACCATAGCCATTCCGGTTTCGCTTCTCGGGGCGTTTGTGGCCTTTCCTCTACTCGGATTTACCGTGAACAACCTGTCGTTGCTCGGGCTTGTACTGGCCATCGGCATCGTGGTGGACGACGCCATCGTGGTGGTGGAGGCGGTCCAGGTCAATATTGCCAAGGGCATGGACCCCAAACCCGCCACCGTCGAAGCCATGCGTGAGGTTACCGCGCCTGTTATTGCCACCACCCTGGTCCTTGTGGCGGTGTTTTTGCCGGTTGCGGCCATGGGGGGGATCACCGGACGGCTTTATCAGCAGTTCGCCTTGACCATTGTGGTGTCGGTACTCTTTTCGTCGGTCAATGCCCTTTCGCTGAGTCCGGCACTTTGCGGGCTGTTGCTCAAAGCCCCTAAACCCTACCGGGGACCGTTGGGCCTGTTTTTTTCAATATTCAATAAGTTTTTCGACGCTTCCACTAATTTTTACACAGGTGTTGCCAAGGCTGTGGCGCGTAAGACAATCCTGGGTATTCTTTTTATTGTTGCGGTGTGTCTGGGCACAGGTGTGGTGGGTAAGCTTTTGCCCGGTGGGTTCATTCCCACCGAAGACATGGGCTATTTCATGGTCAATGTGCAGTTGCCCGATGCCGCATCCTTGCAACGTTCGGATGCGGTGGCCAAACAGGTGGAAAAGATTCTTGCCAAACATCCGGAAGTGGAATATGTGACTAATGCCACGGGGTTTTCCATGCTTTCCTCCTCCATGGGGCCCAACTACGGGTTCGTGTTTGCGTCGCTCAAAGACTGGGATGAACGTGAAAAGACAGCCGACGAGCTGGTCAATGAAGTGAATAAAGAATTTTATTTCGGGGTGAATCAGGCCCAGGTATTTGCCTTTTCGCCGCCGGCTATCCCAGGCCTTGGTACGGGATCAGGCTTTACTTTTATGCTCCAGGACCGTGTGGGCAATACCCCGGCTTACCTTGGCCACCAGGCCGTCCAGTTTATTGCCGCGGCCAGAAAACGTCCTGAAATCGGATCCATCCGTACCACCTTCAGCCCCAACGTGCCCCAGAAACTTATTGAGGTAAACAGGGACAAGGCGCTGAAAGCCGGTGTCAGTCTCAACGACATATATACCGTCATCGGAACCTTTTTAGGCGGCTCCTATGTTAACGATTTTAACCGTTTCGGGCGTCTTTACCGGGCCTATATCCAGGCCGAGCCCGAGTACCGGCTCAACGCCAAGAAACTGGGCCAGTTCTTTGTGAAAAACAAGGCGGGCAAAAGCGTACCCTTGTCTGCATTTATCAAGGTTAAAGATGTTTACGGTCCTGACTATACCAATCGGTTCAATCTCATGCGGACAGCTGAAATTTCCGGTGCGCCCGCCCAAGGGTACACATCGACCCAGGCCATGCAGGCCTTGGAAGAGGTGGCGGCCGAAGTGCTGCCCGATGACATGACCTATGCCTGGAGCGATATGTCCTACCAGGAAAAGGCCGCTTCGGGGACCGGTTCCATGGTATTTGTCTTTTCACTTATTTTTGTCTTCCTGATCCTGGCCGCTCAATATGAAAGCTGGTCCCTTCCCTTCAGTATCTTGCTGGGAACCCCTTTTGCCCTGTTCGGGGCTTTGGGGCTGCTCTATCTTGCGCGGTTTATGGATCTAACGTATGAAAACAACGTGTTTGCCCAAATTTCCCTTGTTATGCTCATTGGTATGGCTGCTAAAAATGCCATTTTGATCGTGGAGTTTGCCAATATTAAATTCAACGAGGGGATGAGTCTGTTTGATGCAGCCATTGAATCTGCAAAGATACGGTTTCGCCCCATTTTAATGACGGCATTTTCATTTATTCTGGGGATTTTACCCCTCGTGGTGGCCACGGGTGCCGGTGCCCTGTCACGTAAAGTTATGGGCGTGGCACTTTTAGGCGGCATGTGTCTGGCCACTTTGCTTGGGGTCTTTTTGTATCCCATGCTCTTTGTGGTGATCGGCAAGCTGTGCCGGTATGAGAAAAAACGGGATTTGGCCAATACGAAAGCGTAA
- a CDS encoding efflux transporter outer membrane subunit, translating to MNRVSSIRVLFVLLILFAGFGLSGCLTLGPDFEPPVVDVPAAYRFAPADAGSDQDLKWWELFKDPVLYELVTTALENNQDLKTALSRIEEARFSFGMTRADRFPELNLGGGGFIGNYSGTRSTFTNKNLYLAPTLSWELDFWGKFKRSTTAAQAQILASAYGAWAVRTTLIADVVAAYYQLLDYRQRLEMSKETLTSRQDGLDIITKRFDKGIIPEIDVNQAQIQLEVAAGAVPSYERLIAKTEHRLKLLMGSLPGVVRTGIGLDKQPLPPMIPVGMPASLLVRRPEIKNALALLHAANENIGVAVAQRFPAISLTGVLGLASSEVSDITNHGGVWNLSGGLLGPLFDFNKSKFRVEVAKEQTRQALFNYQEVVLTAFKEVEDALVEVDTYRRESDASQRKVAAAENAHKLSFERYDKGVSSYLEVLDSQRTLFSAQLEYSQNRQLYFNAYVNLYKALGGGWLSRRTDAVENAALPVQ from the coding sequence ATGAATAGAGTATCTTCAATTCGTGTATTGTTTGTACTCCTGATCCTTTTTGCAGGATTTGGACTGTCCGGCTGTCTCACACTGGGACCTGATTTTGAGCCCCCGGTGGTGGATGTCCCGGCGGCCTATCGGTTTGCCCCGGCCGATGCCGGCAGTGACCAGGATTTAAAGTGGTGGGAGCTGTTTAAAGATCCCGTGCTCTATGAGCTTGTGACCACGGCCCTGGAAAACAACCAGGATCTGAAAACGGCATTAAGCCGGATTGAAGAGGCCAGGTTCTCTTTCGGGATGACCCGGGCCGACAGGTTCCCGGAGCTCAATCTTGGGGGCGGCGGTTTTATCGGCAACTATTCGGGAACCCGGTCGACCTTTACCAACAAGAATTTGTACCTGGCACCTACCCTGTCCTGGGAACTGGATTTCTGGGGAAAGTTCAAACGGTCCACGACGGCGGCCCAGGCCCAGATCCTGGCGTCGGCCTATGGGGCCTGGGCGGTGCGCACCACCCTGATTGCCGATGTGGTCGCTGCCTATTACCAGCTTCTGGACTATCGCCAGCGGTTGGAGATGTCCAAAGAGACCCTCACCTCCCGCCAGGACGGTCTGGATATTATTACCAAACGGTTTGACAAAGGGATCATCCCGGAAATTGATGTGAACCAGGCCCAGATCCAGCTGGAAGTGGCCGCCGGTGCCGTCCCCTCCTATGAGCGGCTCATTGCCAAAACCGAGCATCGGTTGAAACTGCTCATGGGGTCTTTGCCGGGTGTGGTGCGGACGGGCATTGGCTTGGACAAGCAGCCATTGCCTCCCATGATCCCCGTGGGGATGCCTGCCTCCCTTTTGGTGCGTCGCCCTGAAATCAAAAATGCCCTGGCCCTTTTACACGCCGCCAACGAAAACATCGGCGTGGCCGTGGCCCAGCGGTTTCCGGCCATCAGTTTGACCGGTGTACTGGGGCTTGCCTCGTCCGAGGTGTCCGATATCACCAACCACGGCGGTGTATGGAATCTGAGTGGCGGCCTGCTAGGCCCTTTGTTTGATTTTAATAAAAGCAAATTCAGGGTAGAGGTCGCCAAAGAACAGACCCGTCAGGCCCTGTTCAATTACCAGGAAGTGGTGCTCACCGCCTTTAAGGAGGTGGAGGATGCCCTGGTGGAAGTGGATACCTATAGAAGGGAAAGTGACGCGTCCCAGCGCAAGGTGGCTGCGGCTGAAAATGCACATAAACTTTCGTTTGAACGGTATGACAAGGGGGTCAGTTCCTACCTTGAAGTGCTGGATTCCCAGCGCACGCTGTTTTCCGCCCAGCTGGAGTATTCCCAGAACCGTCAGCTCTATTTCAACGCCTATGTCAATCTTTATAAAGCCCTGGGCGGGGGGTGGCTCTCCAGGCGGACTGATGCAGTGGAAAACGCGGCTTTGCCCGTACAATAA
- a CDS encoding helix-turn-helix domain-containing protein → MMDTEKSTLPSFEGNKKIQAARAFVRETLCHIYLTGKAGTGKTTFLKSLQEFCPKQFMVAAPTGVAAVNAGGVTLHSFFQIPLGPFLPGQSDRAQDNRRFFRFSKVKKQIISGLDLLVIDEISMVRADLLDALDAVLRRLRRDERPFGGVQLLLIGDLFQLPPVTRSDEWDLLSNYYASPYFFSSRALSRSELVTIELDTVYRQSDPDFIRLLNAVRENRMDTHCTDILNRQVKPDPPEQGYITLTTHNRKAESINNLKLARLRETAHTLAAKVTGDFPSHAFPTGEQLSLKPGAQVMFLRNDTSPDKNYFNGTIGEVTHVGTDTVTVACRGSAGRSAGESGSDQKDGPVVEVKPVDWENVTYKVNEEDKTIQQEVVGTFKQFPLKLAWAVTIHKSQGLTFDRAIVDAQDAFAHGQVYVALSRCTGLDGLVLTAPVTPNALGTDPVVVEFMSRTAPPDQDLAGIFRSARAACQQTLILKCFDCSSFRRLFFYFLRLVRDNRNVLRIPGLGEPDQLEAGARDQVFQVSDKFQIQLQQLMANEPLPETSTLVQDRVQKASAWFGNTLDQVFGRLLEKGAVDTDNAALAKQVQNALDNLMREVRVKRAGILSCADGFSTAAYLRAVSSQAMADAPGTQSKRSAASSTTDYTELDIAHPDMFQALKEWRTRTAADQNVKAFQVAHQKVLVQIAVCLPRSKKSLQALKGVGPATVESYGEELLAMVDAYCTEKNIPGDEFPQPRPAEQVTKRDPGTGSKNAQNTDKTSPQANTRDISLMMFKDGLSVDKIAEGRGLAETTIQGHLCSFVAKGELAVDQLVADREKREAIAAVVAPDKNLSQMKEELGADYAYGEIRAVVAHLAYLESMNE, encoded by the coding sequence ATGATGGACACTGAGAAATCCACATTACCTTCCTTTGAAGGCAACAAAAAGATCCAGGCGGCCCGGGCCTTTGTCAGGGAGACCCTTTGCCATATCTATCTGACCGGCAAGGCCGGCACCGGTAAAACCACATTCCTGAAATCCCTGCAGGAGTTCTGCCCCAAGCAGTTCATGGTGGCGGCCCCCACGGGCGTTGCCGCCGTAAATGCCGGTGGCGTGACCCTGCACTCCTTTTTTCAGATTCCCCTGGGGCCTTTTTTGCCGGGCCAAAGTGATCGTGCCCAGGACAACCGGCGGTTTTTCAGGTTCTCCAAGGTGAAAAAACAGATCATCAGCGGCCTTGATTTGTTGGTTATTGATGAAATCTCCATGGTGCGGGCGGACCTGCTGGACGCCCTTGATGCGGTATTGCGAAGATTGCGCCGGGATGAACGACCCTTTGGCGGGGTTCAGCTGTTGCTCATCGGCGATCTGTTCCAGTTGCCCCCGGTGACCAGATCCGATGAATGGGATCTGTTGTCCAACTATTATGCCTCCCCCTATTTTTTTTCAAGCCGGGCCTTAAGCCGTTCCGAATTGGTGACCATAGAGCTTGATACTGTTTACCGTCAAAGTGACCCTGATTTTATCCGCCTGCTCAATGCCGTACGCGAAAATCGCATGGACACCCACTGCACCGATATCCTCAACCGGCAGGTGAAACCCGATCCCCCGGAGCAGGGATATATCACCTTGACCACGCACAATCGAAAAGCCGAATCCATTAACAATCTGAAACTTGCCCGGCTCAGGGAAACCGCACATACCCTGGCTGCAAAAGTGACCGGCGATTTTCCGTCCCATGCTTTTCCCACAGGCGAACAGCTATCCCTTAAACCCGGCGCCCAGGTGATGTTTTTGCGCAATGATACCTCTCCGGATAAAAATTATTTTAACGGTACCATCGGGGAGGTCACCCATGTGGGAACCGACACCGTAACCGTGGCCTGCCGGGGAAGTGCCGGAAGATCCGCCGGGGAAAGTGGGTCGGATCAAAAGGACGGACCTGTTGTGGAAGTCAAGCCGGTGGACTGGGAGAATGTCACCTACAAGGTCAACGAAGAAGATAAAACCATCCAGCAGGAGGTGGTGGGGACATTCAAGCAGTTTCCGTTAAAACTGGCCTGGGCCGTTACCATTCACAAAAGCCAGGGGCTAACATTTGACCGGGCCATCGTGGATGCCCAGGATGCCTTTGCCCACGGTCAGGTTTATGTGGCCTTAAGCCGCTGTACCGGCCTGGACGGACTTGTACTCACCGCCCCCGTAACGCCCAACGCGTTGGGCACCGACCCGGTGGTAGTGGAGTTTATGAGCCGCACGGCGCCTCCGGACCAGGATCTTGCCGGGATTTTTAGATCCGCCCGGGCCGCCTGCCAGCAGACCCTGATCCTTAAATGCTTTGATTGTTCAAGTTTCAGGCGCCTGTTTTTTTATTTTCTGAGGCTGGTCAGGGATAACCGCAATGTGCTGCGCATCCCGGGACTTGGCGAACCGGACCAGTTGGAAGCCGGTGCCCGGGACCAGGTGTTCCAGGTGAGTGATAAATTTCAAATTCAACTGCAACAGTTGATGGCAAATGAGCCGCTGCCGGAAACAAGCACGTTGGTCCAGGATCGGGTGCAAAAGGCAAGTGCCTGGTTCGGCAACACCCTGGATCAGGTGTTTGGCCGTCTTCTGGAAAAAGGGGCGGTGGACACCGACAATGCCGCCCTGGCCAAGCAGGTGCAAAATGCCCTGGATAATTTAATGCGAGAGGTGCGTGTCAAACGGGCCGGGATTTTATCCTGTGCCGATGGCTTTTCCACCGCCGCATATCTCAGGGCCGTATCCTCCCAAGCCATGGCAGATGCGCCGGGAACCCAGTCTAAAAGGAGCGCAGCGTCATCCACGACGGACTACACCGAACTTGACATTGCCCATCCGGATATGTTCCAGGCGTTGAAAGAATGGCGGACAAGGACGGCAGCTGACCAGAATGTCAAGGCGTTCCAGGTGGCCCACCAGAAAGTGTTGGTTCAGATCGCCGTCTGCCTGCCCCGGTCGAAAAAAAGCCTGCAGGCCTTGAAAGGCGTGGGTCCGGCCACCGTGGAGAGCTATGGGGAGGAACTGCTGGCCATGGTGGATGCATATTGCACTGAAAAAAATATCCCGGGCGATGAATTCCCGCAACCGCGTCCGGCAGAACAGGTCACAAAAAGAGATCCGGGAACCGGCAGCAAAAACGCCCAAAACACAGATAAGACGTCCCCCCAGGCCAACACCCGGGACATCAGCTTGATGATGTTTAAAGACGGTCTGTCCGTGGACAAGATCGCCGAAGGGCGTGGGCTGGCCGAGACCACCATCCAGGGGCATTTGTGTTCTTTTGTGGCCAAAGGTGAATTGGCCGTGGATCAGTTGGTGGCCGACAGAGAAAAACGGGAGGCCATTGCGGCCGTCGTGGCGCCGGATAAAAATTTATCCCAGATGAAAGAGGAACTGGGCGCCGATTATGCCTACGGTGAAATCCGGGCTGTTGTGGCGCATCTGGCGTACCTTGAATCTATGAACGAATAG